The DNA segment GGTGATCGAGTCCGGCGACCGCGGTTCCGCGGCCGAGGCGTACGGCCCGCCCTGGCGCACGTCCAACCTCGGGCAGCGAACGTGCAGCCGCCCCGACGTTCGTCGGGGCGGCCGGTACCACGAGCGCGCTTTCGTCCCAAGGTGAAGTGCGACCGTCTGCGTCAGGCCAGCAGTTCGAGCTCTGAAAGTTGGAGCATACCGTCGCCACTGTTGGCAGTGACGTTCAGCCGGTAAAACTTGTACGCACCGGGCGTGGCAACGGTGTACATGTTGCCGGCCAGGCGGGCGGGCCACGTCTGATTTGACCGGCTATCGAGGGTCGACCAAGACGAGTTATCGTTCGAGCCGAGCAACGTCCAGTTCCTCGGGTCGCGCGTCGGCGCATCGTTTCCACTGCGTACGATGTATTGCCGTACCGTTCGCGCGGCGTCGTTGGCGAACTGGTACTGAAGCCATCCGGTCGGCGAGAACGTGAGCCACTTGGTCGCCGTGGTGCCGTCGAAGGCTTGTGCCGCGCCCTCGTTGGCCGACACGTTCTGCCCGCTCGCGGTGGCGGTGCCACCGGTCGCCCGATTGGCAATGACCGGGGCGACGCTTGCGGTGATTGCCGTGCCTCCGTCGGCGTAGAGTTGCGCGGCAGGTATGGCTTGGAACGTCGTCTGTCCCGGGCGTTGCCACAGCAGGCGGGCGACCGCCCCGCCGGTGTTCTCGTAGTACTCCATGCGGATCGACTTCTTCTCGCCTGCGCCGAAGCTGATGGCGGCCGAGTCGTAACTCGTGGGGGCTTGATTGATCCATCCGCTGGCGACCAGCTGCTCGTTGACGTACAGGCGGATGCCGTCGTCCCCGGTAATGCGGAACACGTAGTTACCGGCCTCCTCGGCCTGCACCTCACCCGTCCACCGGGCGCTGTACGTATCCAGCCCGATCTCGGTCGCCGGCGAGCCGTTCCCCCAGTCAAAATTGATCGGCCCGTCGATGCGCGTCACCGTCGCACCGGTAAAGTCCATGTTGTCGTAGTACGTCGCGCTCAGGCCCGTGCCACTGGGCGCGGGCGGAGCGGAGGCGCCGAACGCGAAGTTGTCGTAATGGGCATAAGCGGCGCCCGAACCGATGTTGCGCGGGGTGAACCAGACGTATTCAAGGTCCGACCACGTGGCGTCGAGCGTGATGGTGGTCAGCGTGTCGGACGTGACGTCGACGGCACGGGTGACCGTCTGCGTGCTGCCCACCTTCTTGCCGACGATGTCGATGACGGTGTTGGTGCTGTAGACCCTGCGAACTTGGAACGAGGTGAGCGTGAAGCCCCCATTATCGCCGCGCCGTGCCTCGAGCCGCTGGCCCCAGTCCTGCGTGCGGACGACCTGCGAGCCGCCGCCCGACTCGATCGTCAGGTTGGCCGAGCCGTTGTACGGCAAGGACCCACGGTTGAAGAACTTGTAGTTGCCCTCGGTGTAGGTGCCGTCGGTCGCGACCGGCCCCGAGAATGTCACGGTGGCCGTTCCGTTCGTGGCGGGTTGCGTCGTGGCGCTGGCCATTGCGCTGTTGGCCGAGCTGCCGGCGGCGTTCGTCGCTCGCACGCGATAGTAGTACGGCGTTGCAGCCGAAAGCCCGGTATTCGCATAGCTGGTCACGTTGGCGCCGACCGTGATGGCCGTCGGCGAGGCGAACGAACTGCTCGTGCTTCGCTCGATGATGAACCCGGTCTCATTGCCCGAGTTGTCGTTCCAGGTCAGGTTGATCTGGCTGGCCGACGTTGCGGTCGCGGCCAGGTTGGACGGTGCGGCCGGGGCGGTGGGATTTGGCGTGGTCGTCGACGAGGCGATGGAGACGTTGTCGATCGACACCAGATCGCCGGACCCGACGCCGTCGCGCTCGAACCGGACGATGAGGAATTCATACCCACCGCCGAAGTCGCGGGTGACCGAGTGGTTGGTCCACCCGGTGTTTGCGGTCGCGACGTCGCCACTGTCGTAGAGCGTGGTGGCGGCGAACGGGAACGACCCGAACTGCCGGGGGAACACGACGCCGTTGGGGGTGTACCAATCGTTGCGGTTGAAGTCGAAGTACGGCGAGCCGCTGGCGTTCACGCCGTACACCAGCATGCGAAGGCGGTTCTCCGCCCCGCCACCCTCGGTGTTGCGGTAGTCGAAACGCACGGTCTGCGAGCCGCGATTGGCCTTGTCGTTGCGAACCAACTGGAACGCGCCGTACGACGTGTTGTTGGTCGTGGCCTGAAGCGTACCGTCGGACTGGCGGACGAATGCGGTTCCACCATCGAAGGTGTACCAAGCGGGCGATCCATCGGTCAGCAACTTGGTGCTCAAAGGGTGGTATCCGGTCTGCCGCATCATCGACGACGAGAAATCACCGTTGGTTAGCGCGTTCACCTGCCCGGCCGCCACGCTGACGGATTGGTTGATCGAGTTGGTTGCCCCCTTGTTGTCCCACACGGTCAACCGCACCACCTTGGCACCGGCCGAGGTGAAGGTGTGCGTGGGCTTCTCGCCCCACGCATCGATGGTGCCGTTGTTGTCGAAGTCCCACCCGTAGGCGGCGATGCGGTTACCGGCCGTCGTGGCGGCGTCGACATCGCTGGAGCCGGAGCCGTCGAAACGAACGGTGAGCCCGTCGCTGGCGGCGCTGGTGAACGTCGCGGTCGGCAGCGTGTTGCTGCCCTGCACGGTGAAGCTTGGGTTGTTGCGCAGTTCCAGGTACGAGTAGATCGGGTTCGGCACGGGCTGGAAGCTGTTGTTGGGGTCGAGCCGCTCGCCGGGCAGGATGTTCACGCGATTGTTGAAGCTGCCACCGCTGATCCAGCTGTCGCGGAAGACCGGGGGTCGGCCGACCTCCTGGTCGCCGTCAAAGGGAATCAACACGCCTTGGTCGAAGCCAACGACGGTGGTGTTCTCGATGCGGATGCTGCGCGGGTTGTAGTTGACGTCGATGCCGATGCGGACCTTTTGGGTCGACGATGTCGGGTCGGCGACGCCGGTCGACGTGCCGACGAGCGTGCTGTTGGTGACGGACAGGAAGCCCGCATAGACAAAGCTGACGGCCGACCCGGAGCGGACCGACCCGCCGATCTGCGAGATCGAGCCGTAGGTGCCCCACGACTTAAAGTTGTCCAGCACGTTGCGCACCGGACTGCGCGGGCCGATCGCCTCGCGCAGCTGCCAGCCGTACTGGAACCCGCTGTAGGAGTTGGATGCCGTGTTGTTGCTGAACGACTGCCAGGGCACGTGCCACGCCTTGATGTTGTTGGCCCCATAGGCGGTAACGAGGCTGTTGCGCAGCGTAAGGTCGGCAATTTGGTCGGGGTTGATGGGGTTACGGCTGTTGTGGACGTCGTCGGCGTCGCCGTACACCTCGAACGCCGGGCCGGCAGCAGAGGCGACGACGTTCCCGTCGGTGACGAACAGGCCCCCCCCTTGTAACCAGATCCCGTTGCCGAAGCTGCCGAAATCATGGTTGCCTGCGCGCCCACCGGGGGCATTGGGCTCGTACGTGCGGCCGTTGCCGCTGCCAATGTCCGAGGCGTTCGACCCGCGGGCCTTGATGGCAAGATTGTTCGTGAAGCTGCCCAGTTCGGTGCCCTCTTCGGTCATGAAGTGGGCGCCCAAGACGTCGTAGGAGACGTTGGAGTTAAAGTTGCCCTTGGACGAGTGCAGCGCGTAGCCCCAGCCTGAAGAGTTTTCGACGACGCACCCGTCGACGACTGCAGCGATGCCCGCCGGGGTGTTGTTGGACAGGTGGTGCATGTGCACCGCGTAACGGCCGCGCGCGTTGTTGTAGGTGGCGCCGGAGCCGGACTTGTCGGGGTCGGTCACGCGCACGTCCTTGCTGGTGCGCCCCAGGCCGTAGAACGAGGCGTTGTTGACGTTCACGCTCGCCGGACCAGTGAACATCGTGTGGC comes from the Tepidisphaeraceae bacterium genome and includes:
- a CDS encoding PA14 domain-containing protein; translated protein: MGSTIVQAENFDTGGQGNAYNDTTASNLGGQYRTGEAVDLYSTNDAGGGYKVGSIAAGEWLGYTINPEAAHRYDITVRVASSASVGTYGGHLHLEFGPQSQIGGAGVTRSGLFVVKGTGSSDTFADVTIKGIMLPAGTQWMRLVADTGNFDANHVRIAPAGHSHNAAHESDHNAILDLVPTGTATHVAIRSGDWTNPTTWLNGVVPAAGARAWVPNGQVVTYNVASNPVRLNTLRVDGVLNFATAQNTHLLVDTFVVAEAGTLNIGTAANPVNAANTALIQFSSGTAIDFNVDRSAISRGLIVEGIANIHGANKTDRVTLGNVSAGATSLTFEQDLTGWRVGDRIVLTGTSYNANGSDADNSRFRDEVLTIQSISGRTITFTNQDGGGNALRFAHSVPAGYGFKVHAGNLTRNVTFETENWRLATTADNRRGHTMFTGPASVNVNNASFYGLGRTSKDVRVTDPDKSGSGATYNNARGRYAVHMHHLSNNTPAGIAAVVDGCVVENSSGWGYALHSSKGNFNSNVSYDVLGAHFMTEEGTELGSFTNNLAIKARGSNASDIGSGNGRTYEPNAPGGRAGNHDFGSFGNGIWLQGGGLFVTDGNVVASAAGPAFEVYGDADDVHNSRNPINPDQIADLTLRNSLVTAYGANNIKAWHVPWQSFSNNTASNSYSGFQYGWQLREAIGPRSPVRNVLDNFKSWGTYGSISQIGGSVRSGSAVSFVYAGFLSVTNSTLVGTSTGVADPTSSTQKVRIGIDVNYNPRSIRIENTTVVGFDQGVLIPFDGDQEVGRPPVFRDSWISGGSFNNRVNILPGERLDPNNSFQPVPNPIYSYLELRNNPSFTVQGSNTLPTATFTSAASDGLTVRFDGSGSSDVDAATTAGNRIAAYGWDFDNNGTIDAWGEKPTHTFTSAGAKVVRLTVWDNKGATNSINQSVSVAAGQVNALTNGDFSSSMMRQTGYHPLSTKLLTDGSPAWYTFDGGTAFVRQSDGTLQATTNNTSYGAFQLVRNDKANRGSQTVRFDYRNTEGGGAENRLRMLVYGVNASGSPYFDFNRNDWYTPNGVVFPRQFGSFPFAATTLYDSGDVATANTGWTNHSVTRDFGGGYEFLIVRFERDGVGSGDLVSIDNVSIASSTTTPNPTAPAAPSNLAATATSASQINLTWNDNSGNETGFIIERSTSSSFASPTAITVGANVTSYANTGLSAATPYYYRVRATNAAGSSANSAMASATTQPATNGTATVTFSGPVATDGTYTEGNYKFFNRGSLPYNGSANLTIESGGGSQVVRTQDWGQRLEARRGDNGGFTLTSFQVRRVYSTNTVIDIVGKKVGSTQTVTRAVDVTSDTLTTITLDATWSDLEYVWFTPRNIGSGAAYAHYDNFAFGASAPPAPSGTGLSATYYDNMDFTGATVTRIDGPINFDWGNGSPATEIGLDTYSARWTGEVQAEEAGNYVFRITGDDGIRLYVNEQLVASGWINQAPTSYDSAAISFGAGEKKSIRMEYYENTGGAVARLLWQRPGQTTFQAIPAAQLYADGGTAITASVAPVIANRATGGTATASGQNVSANEGAAQAFDGTTATKWLTFSPTGWLQYQFANDAARTVRQYIVRSGNDAPTRDPRNWTLLGSNDNSSWSTLDSRSNQTWPARLAGNMYTVATPGAYKFYRLNVTANSGDGMLQLSELELLA